In Sulfurovum xiamenensis, a genomic segment contains:
- a CDS encoding NAD-dependent epimerase/dehydratase family protein, whose translation MTAFEQLLERFKTEQKMWLVTGNAGFIGSNLAEFLLSHNQKVVGVDNFSTGYQHNIDDVLAQVGEEAAKNFTFIEGDIADFDTCAKACESVDIVLHQAALGSVPRSIDDPVTSNRSNVTGFLNMLTAAKDAGIKRFVYASSSSVYGDSPELPKVEERTGNLLSPYAAMKMTNELYAGVFKRTYEMETLGLRYFNVFGRRQDPNGAYAAVIPKWVGSLLEGEDVYINGDGETSRDFTYIDNVIQMNLLAGTTDNIEAFGEAFNVAVGGRNTLNELYALINKELNAHIDSFTKKEAIYRDFRAGDIRHSNANISKAQNFVGYAPTHDIYQGMEEAIEWYIENIGKK comes from the coding sequence ATGACAGCATTTGAACAACTCTTAGAACGTTTTAAAACAGAGCAAAAAATGTGGTTAGTAACAGGAAATGCCGGTTTCATAGGTTCAAATTTAGCAGAGTTCTTACTTTCACATAACCAAAAGGTAGTTGGTGTAGATAACTTTTCTACAGGCTATCAGCATAACATCGATGATGTACTGGCACAAGTCGGGGAGGAAGCGGCGAAGAACTTTACTTTTATAGAGGGTGACATCGCTGATTTTGATACCTGTGCAAAAGCATGTGAAAGTGTAGACATTGTACTACATCAAGCAGCACTTGGTTCAGTACCACGTTCCATCGATGATCCTGTGACTTCCAATCGTTCCAATGTCACTGGTTTTTTAAATATGCTTACTGCAGCAAAAGATGCAGGGATCAAACGTTTTGTTTATGCAAGTTCAAGCTCCGTTTATGGTGACTCACCTGAGCTTCCGAAGGTAGAAGAGCGTACAGGTAATCTTCTTTCTCCTTATGCAGCTATGAAAATGACAAATGAACTCTACGCAGGCGTATTTAAACGTACTTATGAGATGGAAACTTTAGGTTTACGCTATTTCAACGTATTTGGTCGTCGTCAAGATCCAAATGGAGCCTATGCAGCTGTAATACCTAAATGGGTAGGTTCGCTTCTTGAGGGTGAAGATGTCTACATCAACGGTGACGGTGAAACAAGCCGTGACTTTACCTACATAGATAATGTCATACAAATGAACCTTTTAGCTGGAACTACAGACAACATAGAAGCATTTGGCGAAGCATTCAACGTAGCTGTAGGTGGTAGAAACACACTCAATGAACTCTATGCACTGATTAATAAAGAATTAAATGCTCATATAGACTCTTTTACTAAAAAAGAGGCTATCTATAGAGATTTCCGAGCAGGGGACATTCGTCATTCAAATGCCAACATTTCAAAGGCACAGAACTTTGTAGGCTATGCTCCAACGCATGATATCTATCAGGGTATGGAAGAGGCTATTGAGTGGTATATTGAGAATATTGGTAAAAAGTAG